CCCTGAGAATGCGCAAATCTATGTCCATGTAGAAGATGTTTCACGCTCTTCTGAAGTAGGAAAAGCAGCGGCGGCCTACCTAACAAGAGCTACTCGTCTAAGGGAAGCTAGCTACGATATTCAAGATTTCTCACAATTTTTAGATACCTTCAATACTCAGATAGCTGGAATAACAGCTTTTATTGGTGCGGTTGCAGGTATTTCCCTTCTTGTCGGTGGGATTGGTGTCATGAATATCATGCTCGTATCTGTGACAGAGAGAACGCGTGAGATTGGGTTGCGGAAAGCCCTTGGCGCAACGCGCAGAAATGTTCTCCTGCAATTCTTGATTGAAGCGATGGTTTTGACCAGTCTGGGCGGTTTGATTGGCCTTGGCATTGCCCAATTGGCGGTTACAACTATCAATGTGACAAAGGCCCTAGGAGGAGAAATTACAGCGGTTATTTCGATTCCAGTGGTGCTCGGAAGTCTCGCTTTCTCAGCAGCAGTCGGTGTTCTCTTTGGTGTTTTACCAGCCAACAAGGCTTCTAAGCTCGACCCAATTGAAGCACTTCGCTATGAGTAATATCGGATTATCACTTCTTGAGGTGGTATCGTGAAAAAATTAGTTTATCTTTGTTTGCTTTTTCTTAGCTGTGTTGAACTGTCAGTCTGCTCCATTAGAAGTGACGAAACGGCTGAAAAAAGGGACGAGAAGTCTTTGCGGACCTGCCTGCTGATGCTAAAGTTTCCCATCATTTTGTGTTGACGACAAGGAGTGGGCACGATGTCGATTTGTATGTCTACGAAAATGACAATCACATTGCCTTGAAAAATCTTCCTTTGATTGGGAATATTCAGCTCCCTCTTTCAGACAAGGAACTATACTGGCTCCGCCATCCAGAAGAATGGGAGTAAGTTAGGATAGTGGTTTCGCTTGAATAGATGTATCAGTAGTCTAGTAAACTGTTGATACCTGAGTTTAGAAAGAGAAAAGTGAGATTTCTTTTTGGAAAGATTCGAGTGTTTATACGAAAACAAAAAGGAGTGTAGTTATTCTTTTTATGTGATATCCCCGAATAAAAACTATATTAGACTACTAGCCCGTTACTAGTAGTCTTTTTGTGTGCTAAAAATTCAGAATAGGGTAAAAAATGAATCGTATTTTGCTGAAAAAGAGTTTTGTTTTAGTGTGAATGAAGGATTTAATTCTATCTATTTATATTTCTTATGAAATGAATGAGGTAGTTAGCTGTGTTTGTTTTTAATAGGTAATTTTTACATCTTTATTATTGTTTATTTGAATAGTTATTGAGATAATATTTTTTTAATAGTAAAGGAGGATGAAAAATGAAATACGGCTATATCCGAGTATCGACCAAGGAGCAAAATGTTGACCGTCAACTAACTGCTATGTATCAGGAAGGGATTGCGACTAAGCAACTCTATATTGATAAGATGTCTGGGAAAGATTTTAATCGTACGGCATACAAACGAATGTTGCGACGATTAAAAAAGGGGGATGAAATCGTTATTAAGTCCATAGATCGTTTAGGGCGCAATTATGATGAAATTCTGGAACAATGGCGTTACTTAGTCAGGGAACGAGAAGTGGATATTCAAGTGCTGGAACTTGATTTACTGAATACAAAATCTCCTTTTGATAATAATATTACGGGGCGATTTATTTCAGATTTGGTCTTGCAAATCTTATCTTATGTAGCACAGGTAGAGCGTGAAAATATGCTACAGCGACAAAGAGAGGGAATTAGAGAGGCAAAGAAAAAAGGAGTCCGATTTGGACGTCCTATTAAAAGAAGACCGGAAAATTTTGAGCAGGTAATGCAACAATTGGAAAAATCAGAAATTACAATTCAAGTAGCCTCTAACAAATTAGGGATATCAAAATCTACTTGTTATCGTTGGTTAAAAGCAAGAAAGGCTGGTATTTCGTAGAGAATACGGTCTAATGCTGGTTTTAAAATCTAAAAATGTAAAAAATGGGCGATTTAATAACAAAATTTTCTATTTTTCTATAAAAAAGTGGTTCAAAAACTAGGATTTTTGAAAAACAATATTGTAAGCAATTCTCCGGAAAAATGAAAAATTGTAGATTTACAAAAAATCGTTAGAAACCCTTGCTAAATCAGAGATTTTCTAATATTAATAGGCTCACCCTCGAATTATACCATATCTATTTCAAAAATCCTAGTTTTTGAAATGTAATTTCTTTTTGATAAATCAGAAATTTAAAAATCATAAAAATGAAGAGATAAGCTATTTTTATTTCCAGAGGTATAATATCAAATCGAGCATTAGTTAGTAATCTAAAAGACAATATTAAACTATTTTACAGCTTATAGGTAAGTGTTAAAATCGAGCCTAAATAGCTTTACTTAAATTTTCGGGAGGAAAATTACATGGTGCATGAAGAGCGATTAAGAAAAACGTTATTTTGGGGATATTCGAGAGCTTCTGTGAATGAACTCATTCAGGAGATGAATCATGAACGAGAGCGTCTGAATGATACACTAAAGCACAAGGAAGAAATCATAGCAGACATGAAAGAACAAGTCACTCGATACCAGAGTAAAGAATTACTTGTTTCTGAAGTCATTATTGAAGCAAAAGATTTAGCGAAAAATATCATTAAAGATGCCCACAAAGAAGCTTCAGATATTCGGAGCTCAACGGAGAAGGAGATAGCAGAACGGCTGTCTGAATTTGAATTATCAATGGCTGAGCTAGAAGCTATCAAGCGAGAAATTGTAACGCAAGAAACTGTCTTGAAGTCAGAGTTAAAAGGAGTTCTACAAAAGCATTTGGAAGTCTTAGATGATGCTGATTTATCGACTTTTGTAGATGTTAGTCAAGAAATTGATATGAGTCTGGATTTAACGCAAAATGTCAAGAAGCACATTCAGGATTCTGAAAAAGTGGTTCAAGAAGACACGAATAAGAAAATCATTGACCTTATCAGTAAAAGTAAGCAACTAATAGCAGAAGTTGATGATATTCCTACTTATAATTTTGAACAATTATTTTAAAAAGATAAGGAGGAGATATGCTAGTGGATTCTATTAACAGGGCATTTAATGCAGTATTACTGGAACAATCGTTTCCTTTGAAGCAAGAAAGAATAGCTAACGGAATCATTTATAAAGGAAAAATGGATTTTGGTAACTGTATAATCCCGTTTGCGATATCTCTGATAATGGAGAACGGATATGGAATTGCTCAATTGGTTTTTCATCCGATTGCTCGCTGTGAGTCAGAGAAAGAGCGTTTGAAATGGCTTCATTTTATCAATGATTGGAATGATGCGTATGGAACAGGCTATTACCTTTGTATAGCAAAGAATCGTGAAGTTTATATGCGGTATGTTCTATCTGTATCTGAGGAAACAGTCAATCAGATTTTTCAGGGGATTCTCTTAGGTAGTAACCTTGCCAAGCAGCTTGTCAAAGAGATTGAATATCAGTTCGGTACAAAATAAATTAGAAATAAAAAACAAAAGGAGCAATATATGAAGCAAAAACGTAAGAAAAAATACGTCCATCAAATGAAAAGGAACAAAGCTTTGAAAACAGTCGTAGCAGCCTCTGCAATCGGTGTGGTTGGAACAGCTGTAATCGACTCTCGCACTGTTGCTGCTGACACAACAGAAACGGTATCTTCTGTTGTAAGAAGCAGTGTAGAAAATCAAGGTGCTGTGGAAGAAGCATCTGCTGTTGCAGAGGAAACACTGCCAGTATCTGACGATGAGACACGTACGGCTGAAGAAATCGTAGCAGATCTTTCAGCTGAAGCACGTCAGGAAGTAGCTAGTCTAAAGGAAATTGAAGAAAAGCATGTAGAAGTAGCTAATGCAGAGGAAATCCAGGCAAGTACAGTGGCTACTCCAGTTGTATCTGAAGCGGTAACGCAACCAGAAACGGAAAATAAAGTAGCTGAGAGAGTTGCTGGGATTACCTATAAGGTGACCTATACCGATGTGGAGACAGATAAGGTTGTCCAATCAGAAAATAAATCACTGGCTGTTCGGACAAGTGACAAACCAGCAACTGTAGAAGTAACAGAGACAGCAGTAGCTCTTAATGGTTACCGCCTTGCAGAAGACCAATCAGAGACGATTTCAGCAGTTGTGACAGAAAATCGTCGCAATATCCTCAACTTCAACGTCTTAGCAGACAAGGAAAGCGTAGTAGCCCCAGCTGAAGGTGCCAGCTTCCGTGCCCATCTGATGACACCAACGAACGATAAGCCTTATATTACCATTGAGCGCTATTGGGGGAATAACCGTTTTGAAAATGTAGATTATGCAGTTACCAAAAATGGAGATACCCTTAATATTTCCTATAAAATGGGGACGACGCGGATTAGTCCAGATGATGTTGAGCTGACAGATGGAGCCAAAAAGCTCGGTTTAACCTATGACAAGGTTTCCAACTACATCACAGGGACCGTCAAGCTAGATGCCTCAGTAGAAATCGGAACCTACGAGATTGGTCTGGTCTCAAAGACAGACCCAGCAGTCAAGGCCAGTGCTGATTTGAAAATCCAGTCCCATAAAGGATTTGTACCGCGGGCAGCTTATGCAGTATTATCGGAAAGTTTTCAAAAAGCTGAAACTAGAAGACAGCCTGTTAAATTTGAAAGGGGACATGATTATTTTGTAAATGAAGTAACTTCTGGTGAGTTTGGCCGTGCTGAATTTTCGGAGACCGAAAATAAGCCGTCTACCAATCTGACTTATGGAAAACTTCTCGTTCCTGTAACTCCTTTTGGTTATTATATTGAAAATGATACCGTAGCGAGTGCAACCCCTAAAACGAAACAGTACGATGCGCTGTTTCAGTTGGAAGCCTTAGATAGTTTGTCAACATTCCCGGAAAATCATTTATCCATCGCCCGTTTTGAGCAAACAGGTGGCTCTGATAAGGTCAAAATAGCCTTCAAAGACCTTTCTAAAACTAATCCTGGGACAAAGTATTCTCCACATTCTGGAATAAAAAACTATACTATAATGGAGAATGGACGTACAGTTACTAAGGAGGAGCGTTACAGTAGCGATGTTGCTACTCCGTACATCGTCCAGTTTACAGAATTGCCAGAGCTAGCGGGGGACTACTTCGTCACCTTTAAGGTCGTGGACAATTTAGGATTAGAAAAGAACTTCCGTTTGGACTTCAAGACTTATGAACGCTCTCAAGATGGAGCCTTAACCAATGCTGATGTTCGATTTGTAGGAACTTCGGAATATCTAGCAGAAGGTGCAACTCGTGTATCAGTACCGACCTCTACAGAGCGTCAAGTTCTAGGAAAAGTGATTAAAAATAAAGAAAATGCCACGATCAAACCTGTTTCCTTCCCAGATGGGACAGAGTTGACAGAAACTGGTGAGGTTGTTAAAAAAGATGGCGCAAAACTTACTCCAGGTATCTACAAGTTCGAGGTCAAGGCTGTGGACGGCCACTTTGGTGATAATGCTCCAACACGGATCTTTGAATTTGAAGTGACCGATGTTATCAATCCAATCGCCCACCAAGTCTGGAAAGAAGGAGAAGTCTTCCCAGCGATTCCAGTTAGTCTAGAAGGCGGAAGTACCATTACCGACATGAAGGTCGAAGCCAGTGACAACTACGCAATAATTAATAAAAATATTGACAAGTCTTCCTTAGAAGGATCAGGGATTCAGACGGTAAAAGAACATCAAACAGCCAAAGTCATTGTGTCTTATCAAAATAGAGACGGTTCAACCTCTGTCACGTCAACAATCTTTACTTATGAGGTACAGCCAAACCCAGATAATGACCTAGACTTGGATGTTACCAATGCTAAGCAGACGGTTAAAGAAGGCGAACACTTCGAAGATATGGTCATTACCCATACGCAAGGAGCAACTCTTACAGTCGATACATCCAAACTTCCAATAGGAGTAAGCTATAATAGTGAGACCAAAACTATCTCAGGTATTGGTCGTTACGAAGGTGTTTACCGTATTCCAGTTACAGTATCCTTGGATAAAAAAACAAAGACCAAATTCGTCGAATTAACGGTTACTCCAGGTCAATTTACAGTTGAACCAATTGAGTTAACAATACCAGTCCTTGAGAAGTTTGAATATAAAATTCCAAGAGCAGAAGATGTTAACCTTGAAGTTAGTCAGGCAAGTGGAATAGGAATAGGGAACTTGCCTAGTGGTTTGACCTTTGATGAAAAGACTGGAGTAATTAGTGGAACCCCCACAGTAGTTGGTGAATTTAGTCTTGGTATCTATGGACCAGAAGAAGAGTGGGAAGATGGTTTGAGATACAGTCGTGACAGAAATGGTGGAAAACAATACGCAACTGGTGACTTCAAAATTACTGTTACGCCAAAAGACTTGGAAATCAGTGGTGAAGATCGGACGGTCATGATTGGCGATGCGATTGATCCAATCATTCTAAGTGTTACTGATGGAGCAAGGATAGATCGTGTAGATAAATTACCTTCTGGTCTCATTTATAACTCTGAAACCAAGACCATTTCAGGGACGCCTACTCAAAAAGGTGAATCTACGGTGACCGTTAGAGCGAGCTATCCAGAAATTAGAGGAAATGAGAAGACTACAACCTTAAAAATTAACGTATTGCCTAGACCAATCGAGGTAACCGCAGAAGATCGGACTGTCCAAATCTTGGATGAAATGACACCAATTGTCTTTAAAGTGAGTGATAAAGCTGAGGTTTCATTTGATGAATCGACTTTACCAGAGGGCTTGACCTATGATAGAACGACTCGGACTATTTCAGGTAGACCAACTCGTAAAGGAGATTTCGAACTTTCAGTGACAGCCGCGTATCCTTTCGATCGGAGTGATTCGCGGACAACGACCAAATTTAAAATCACAGTAACTCCAAAACCGTTAGACATTTCAGCTGAAGATCGGACAGTTCAGGTACTGGATATGATGACTCCGATTAAGATTACAGTTTCAGAAGGTGCAAAAATCCGAGGCGATGTTATTAGCTATCTTCTTCCAGAAGGCTTAGTTTATGACCCAGATACTCAAACAATATCAGGAACTCCAACAATTGTTACTTCTGAAGATGGCAACACAATTACTGTTTCTGCTTATTATCCTGGAGCGGAAAGTGACACTGAAGTGACGAAGAAAATTGTGATTAAGGTAACACCACTACCTGTTACTGTAGAGGCTAATCCGAAGACTCAAACTGTTGACCTTGGTACAGCTATGCAAGATATCGTAGTGACTTCAAGCGAACATTCAAAAGTCTCTCTCTGGACACCGTATAGTGTCGTTCCAGAGGAAAATATCGATGCAGCAGTCTTTAGCGAGTACGGACTTCATTATGATCCAAAAACGAAGACCCTTTCAGGAACCCCAAGCAAGATTGGGAACTTTAATCTTGTCTTTCAGGCAAGCAATCCGTTTGAACTCGGTAGTGCTGAAGCTAAGACAACAGTTAGCCTAAGCGTTGTAGAAGATTCGCTTGACTTGACTTTGAGTCATCCAATCCAAACAGTATTGAAGGGCTCAAGCATTCGTAATGCAGTTATTAAGCATACTGAAGGAGCGACTCTAAAAGTTGATACGAGCATGCTTCCAGAGGGAGTAACTTATAACGAAGCAACCAAAACTTTCTCAGGAAAACCAGGTGTTAGCGGAACCTTTGAAATCCCAGTAACTTTGACCAATGCTCGAGGTACGAAAACTAAGTCGACTCTCTTTGACTTGACAGTCCTTGAATTACCAGAATATAAGAATGCAACTCAATCTTCAGATCCAAGCATAAATAAGGTTATCGAAGGTGATACAACGATTAGCGGTAGTGGTCAAGCAGGTGCAATAATTGAAGTTCGCTTGCCAAATGGTGAAATCAAAGAAGTTACAGTAGCACCTAACGGTATATGGATGCTTGAAAATCTACCAGCCTTTGAAAAAGGTCAATCTGTAACAGTTAAGCAAACGGAAAGTGGAAAAACAGCAAGTGATGCAATCAATACTACTGCTGTTCCAGTTATTACACAAGGCGACAATGGCAAAGATGGTACTCCAGGACGTGATGGTGTAGACGGTAAAGACGGTCAGTCTCCAACTATTACTACAAAACGTGGCGACAAAGACGGTAAACAAGGTACAATCGTTACAATTACAAATGCCACTGGAGATTCAGTTGAAACCTTCATTCCAGATGGCGAAAAAGGCGATAAGGGAGACCAAGGCGAAGCGGGTGCGGCAGGTGCAGCAGGACGCGATGGTAAAGACGGTACCCCAGGACGCGATGGTGTAGACGGTAAAGACGGTCAGTCCCCAACTATTACTACAAAACGTGGCGACAAAGACGGTAAACAAGGAACAATCGTTACAATTACAAATGCCACTGGAGATTCAGTTGAAACCTTTATTCCAGATGGCGACAAAGGCGATAAGGGAGACCAAGGTGCAGCAGGACGCGACGGTCAAGACGGTACTCCAGGACGTGATGGTGTAGACGGCAAAGACGGTGCCCCAGGACGCGATGGTGTAGATGGTAAAGATGGTCAGTCTCCAACTATTACTACAAAACGTGGCGACAAAGACGGTAAACAAGGAACAATCGTTACAATTACAAATGCCACTGGAGATTCAGTTGAAACCTTCATTCCAGATGGCGACAAAGGCGATAAGGGAGACCAAGGTGCAGCAGGTGCAGCAGGACGTGACGGTCAAGATGGTGCTCCAGGACGCGATGGCGTAGATGGTAAAGATGGTAAAACACCAACTGTTGAAACAGTCCCAGGTCAAGATAGTAGTCATCACGAAGGTTACTGGATTATCATTAAAGATGGAGATGGT
Above is a window of Streptococcus sp. zg-86 DNA encoding:
- a CDS encoding recombinase family protein, with amino-acid sequence MKYGYIRVSTKEQNVDRQLTAMYQEGIATKQLYIDKMSGKDFNRTAYKRMLRRLKKGDEIVIKSIDRLGRNYDEILEQWRYLVREREVDIQVLELDLLNTKSPFDNNITGRFISDLVLQILSYVAQVERENMLQRQREGIREAKKKGVRFGRPIKRRPENFEQVMQQLEKSEITIQVASNKLGISKSTCYRWLKARKAGIS
- a CDS encoding DivIVA domain-containing protein encodes the protein MVHEERLRKTLFWGYSRASVNELIQEMNHERERLNDTLKHKEEIIADMKEQVTRYQSKELLVSEVIIEAKDLAKNIIKDAHKEASDIRSSTEKEIAERLSEFELSMAELEAIKREIVTQETVLKSELKGVLQKHLEVLDDADLSTFVDVSQEIDMSLDLTQNVKKHIQDSEKVVQEDTNKKIIDLISKSKQLIAEVDDIPTYNFEQLF
- a CDS encoding putative Ig domain-containing protein, whose protein sequence is MKQKRKKKYVHQMKRNKALKTVVAASAIGVVGTAVIDSRTVAADTTETVSSVVRSSVENQGAVEEASAVAEETLPVSDDETRTAEEIVADLSAEARQEVASLKEIEEKHVEVANAEEIQASTVATPVVSEAVTQPETENKVAERVAGITYKVTYTDVETDKVVQSENKSLAVRTSDKPATVEVTETAVALNGYRLAEDQSETISAVVTENRRNILNFNVLADKESVVAPAEGASFRAHLMTPTNDKPYITIERYWGNNRFENVDYAVTKNGDTLNISYKMGTTRISPDDVELTDGAKKLGLTYDKVSNYITGTVKLDASVEIGTYEIGLVSKTDPAVKASADLKIQSHKGFVPRAAYAVLSESFQKAETRRQPVKFERGHDYFVNEVTSGEFGRAEFSETENKPSTNLTYGKLLVPVTPFGYYIENDTVASATPKTKQYDALFQLEALDSLSTFPENHLSIARFEQTGGSDKVKIAFKDLSKTNPGTKYSPHSGIKNYTIMENGRTVTKEERYSSDVATPYIVQFTELPELAGDYFVTFKVVDNLGLEKNFRLDFKTYERSQDGALTNADVRFVGTSEYLAEGATRVSVPTSTERQVLGKVIKNKENATIKPVSFPDGTELTETGEVVKKDGAKLTPGIYKFEVKAVDGHFGDNAPTRIFEFEVTDVINPIAHQVWKEGEVFPAIPVSLEGGSTITDMKVEASDNYAIINKNIDKSSLEGSGIQTVKEHQTAKVIVSYQNRDGSTSVTSTIFTYEVQPNPDNDLDLDVTNAKQTVKEGEHFEDMVITHTQGATLTVDTSKLPIGVSYNSETKTISGIGRYEGVYRIPVTVSLDKKTKTKFVELTVTPGQFTVEPIELTIPVLEKFEYKIPRAEDVNLEVSQASGIGIGNLPSGLTFDEKTGVISGTPTVVGEFSLGIYGPEEEWEDGLRYSRDRNGGKQYATGDFKITVTPKDLEISGEDRTVMIGDAIDPIILSVTDGARIDRVDKLPSGLIYNSETKTISGTPTQKGESTVTVRASYPEIRGNEKTTTLKINVLPRPIEVTAEDRTVQILDEMTPIVFKVSDKAEVSFDESTLPEGLTYDRTTRTISGRPTRKGDFELSVTAAYPFDRSDSRTTTKFKITVTPKPLDISAEDRTVQVLDMMTPIKITVSEGAKIRGDVISYLLPEGLVYDPDTQTISGTPTIVTSEDGNTITVSAYYPGAESDTEVTKKIVIKVTPLPVTVEANPKTQTVDLGTAMQDIVVTSSEHSKVSLWTPYSVVPEENIDAAVFSEYGLHYDPKTKTLSGTPSKIGNFNLVFQASNPFELGSAEAKTTVSLSVVEDSLDLTLSHPIQTVLKGSSIRNAVIKHTEGATLKVDTSMLPEGVTYNEATKTFSGKPGVSGTFEIPVTLTNARGTKTKSTLFDLTVLELPEYKNATQSSDPSINKVIEGDTTISGSGQAGAIIEVRLPNGEIKEVTVAPNGIWMLENLPAFEKGQSVTVKQTESGKTASDAINTTAVPVITQGDNGKDGTPGRDGVDGKDGQSPTITTKRGDKDGKQGTIVTITNATGDSVETFIPDGEKGDKGDQGEAGAAGAAGRDGKDGTPGRDGVDGKDGQSPTITTKRGDKDGKQGTIVTITNATGDSVETFIPDGDKGDKGDQGAAGRDGQDGTPGRDGVDGKDGAPGRDGVDGKDGQSPTITTKRGDKDGKQGTIVTITNATGDSVETFIPDGDKGDKGDQGAAGAAGRDGQDGAPGRDGVDGKDGKTPTVETVPGQDSSHHEGYWIIIKDGDGKDVTRTFVKNGQDGKDGTPGRDGVDGKDGKTPTFEVIPGKDSGDNEGYWIIIKDGDGNEVTHTFVKNGQDGQDGQDGRDGQDGQDGQDGRDGQDGKDGRDGQDGRDGQDGRDGRDGKDGQDGRDGKDGQDGKDGKDGQDGRDGKDGQDGRDGKDGQDGQDGQDGRDGQDGRDGQDGKDGQDGRDGKDGKDGDCGCDDPKKPEGDQPKGDEPKGDEPKGDQPKGNEPQGGQPGSGKPEQPGGGQPVQPGSGKPEQPGGGQPGQPGSGKPEQPSGGQPVQPGNDQPLEPSQPEPSTSETPQPNAPVSSSAHSSKENTLPQTGTSSSPFLAGAALTALVMAGALTRKKQEDE